In one Arenibacter antarcticus genomic region, the following are encoded:
- a CDS encoding carboxy terminal-processing peptidase — MKKNLAYALLIMLIAVSSCSFTSKSFETDDKDKLLLDLITYVLERGHYQPKDINDDFSVQVFNGFLDIIDPTKRYFLESDIQEFEKYKFQIDDQIKNTDISFFEIVYQRLLKRMEDAKVIYKEVLNEPFDYNLKESLEINYEEQGYSASRKDLKERWRMQLKYATLGTYNSKLTPVNVNAANKSAKEKESVETEDVDVFDDEADAGPLSPVEAEEKARESTMNTLDDYFDFIEELQRKDWFVQYLNTIVEVFDPHTFYFAPDDKEKFDTSMSGKFEGIGARLQKKRDQTKIVEIISGGPIWRDQQIEVGDEIIKVGQNGQTPVDIVGMRLDDAIKFIKGPKGTIVDLTVKKVDGSIVLISITRDVVELEESYAKSAAILKKDHKYGLINLPKFYVDFEDYNERNAATDVAKEVERLKEAGAEGLILDLRDNGGGSLKTVVEMAGLFIKDGPIVQVRSTGKKPEVYDDKDERIQWDGPLVILVNELSASASEILAAAMQDYKRAVVIGSKQTFGKGTVQNVIPLENIVRSNEHGDLGAIKLTTQKFYRINGGSTQLEGVKSDVVVPDRYSYIDLGERDQENPLGWDKIAPANYTPWDGYIDYETTIANSTERMAQSEQIKLIEENAKWIKKGQDETLVSLNYQDYKRELEENREKANYFKKILDYDSKLTFESLKYEEELFVKDSVLKEKRIRWHKDLAKDIYVEEAVNVLQDLKMNNIKNAKLASVKG, encoded by the coding sequence ATGAAAAAGAATTTAGCCTACGCATTATTAATAATGCTGATTGCGGTTTCCTCATGCAGCTTTACCAGTAAATCTTTTGAGACTGACGATAAGGATAAGCTATTGTTAGATCTTATCACATACGTATTGGAACGAGGTCATTATCAACCAAAGGACATCAATGACGATTTTTCCGTTCAGGTGTTCAATGGTTTTTTGGATATTATTGACCCTACAAAACGATATTTTTTAGAAAGTGATATTCAGGAGTTTGAGAAATACAAATTTCAGATCGATGACCAGATCAAAAATACCGATATTTCCTTTTTTGAGATCGTATACCAAAGATTGTTAAAACGAATGGAGGATGCCAAGGTAATTTACAAGGAAGTCCTTAATGAGCCATTTGATTACAACTTAAAGGAAAGCTTGGAGATTAATTATGAGGAACAGGGATATTCGGCCTCTAGAAAAGATTTGAAGGAACGTTGGAGAATGCAATTGAAATATGCCACTTTGGGTACCTATAATTCCAAGCTGACCCCAGTTAATGTAAACGCCGCTAATAAGTCTGCTAAAGAAAAGGAGTCTGTAGAGACGGAGGACGTGGATGTTTTTGATGATGAAGCAGATGCAGGGCCTTTATCACCGGTAGAGGCGGAAGAGAAAGCTAGGGAATCTACTATGAATACCTTAGATGACTATTTTGATTTTATTGAAGAATTACAGCGCAAGGATTGGTTTGTACAATACCTGAATACTATTGTAGAGGTTTTTGATCCGCATACTTTTTATTTCGCGCCAGATGACAAAGAAAAGTTTGATACCAGTATGTCAGGGAAATTTGAGGGTATTGGTGCCAGACTACAGAAGAAAAGGGACCAGACCAAAATTGTTGAAATTATTTCAGGGGGACCTATTTGGAGAGATCAGCAAATAGAAGTAGGGGATGAGATCATCAAAGTAGGACAGAATGGACAAACCCCAGTAGATATAGTAGGGATGCGTTTAGATGATGCCATTAAATTTATAAAAGGCCCAAAAGGCACCATAGTAGATCTTACCGTTAAAAAGGTAGATGGTTCTATTGTGCTAATTTCTATCACACGTGATGTTGTGGAGCTGGAAGAATCCTATGCCAAGTCTGCCGCAATATTAAAGAAAGACCATAAATATGGACTCATCAATCTGCCTAAGTTTTATGTTGATTTTGAAGATTATAACGAAAGAAATGCCGCTACGGATGTAGCCAAGGAGGTAGAGCGTTTGAAGGAAGCAGGTGCAGAAGGGCTGATTCTCGACTTGCGTGACAACGGAGGTGGATCTCTAAAAACCGTAGTTGAAATGGCCGGACTTTTTATTAAGGACGGACCAATTGTACAGGTAAGATCTACCGGAAAAAAACCTGAGGTATATGATGATAAGGACGAGCGTATCCAATGGGATGGACCCTTGGTTATCTTGGTCAACGAATTGTCGGCCTCAGCATCCGAAATTTTGGCAGCCGCTATGCAAGATTATAAAAGAGCCGTGGTTATAGGGAGTAAGCAGACTTTTGGTAAAGGTACCGTACAGAATGTAATTCCGTTAGAGAATATAGTGCGCAGCAATGAACACGGTGATTTAGGAGCTATAAAACTTACAACTCAGAAATTTTATAGGATTAATGGGGGGTCTACTCAATTGGAAGGGGTGAAAAGTGATGTGGTAGTACCAGACAGATATAGCTATATAGATCTTGGTGAAAGAGATCAAGAAAATCCGTTGGGATGGGATAAAATTGCTCCTGCTAACTATACTCCTTGGGATGGTTATATAGATTATGAGACTACCATTGCCAACAGTACCGAGAGGATGGCGCAAAGCGAACAGATAAAATTAATTGAAGAAAACGCAAAATGGATCAAGAAGGGTCAGGATGAAACCTTAGTTTCCTTAAACTACCAAGATTATAAGCGGGAGTTGGAAGAGAATAGGGAGAAAGCCAATTACTTTAAAAAGATTTTGGATTACGATTCCAAACTTACCTTCGAATCCTTAAAGTACGAAGAAGAGCTGTTTGTTAAAGACTCCGTACTGAAAGAAAAACGTATTCGTTGGCACAAGGATTTAGCTAAGGATATATACGTGGAAGAAGCGGTAAACGTTTTGCAGGATTTAAAAATGAACAATATTAAGAATGCTAAACTGGCTAGTGTAAAAGGATAG
- the rodA gene encoding rod shape-determining protein RodA, translating into MPGKSILKRLDWISVFFYLSLVFIGWINIYSTTFNEDNPNIFNFAALYGKQLFFIGTSIVTIVIILGLEANFYERFAGLFYIIALVLLLGLYPFGRTISGATSWYDLGFFNLQPSEFAKMTTALALAKYLSDIQTDIKRPKDQLYALAIILIPTILIIPQPDPGSALVFFFLIFVIFREGLPLYYLGIGTMAIVIFILTLMFGTLWLVIGLGLIFALFLLLKKPSFKVPILPITLSYIVIILFSLSVDFVYDSVFEQRHRDRFSLWLDLEKDPKKLEEIRKTIGYNTYQSEKAIESGGFFGKGFKEGTRTKGNFVPEQHTDYIFSTVGEEWGFIGTSTVVILFTLMLLRLAYLAERQKNPFSRMYGYGVISILFVHYFINIGMVTGILPTIGIPLPFFSYGGSGLVFFSALLFIFLKLDANRLNELD; encoded by the coding sequence GTGCCTGGTAAAAGCATTCTTAAACGCTTGGATTGGATAAGTGTATTCTTTTACCTTTCCCTTGTTTTTATTGGTTGGATCAACATCTACTCCACCACCTTTAATGAGGACAACCCCAACATTTTTAATTTCGCGGCCCTTTACGGCAAGCAATTGTTCTTTATCGGCACCAGCATAGTCACTATTGTAATTATCTTAGGTCTAGAGGCTAATTTCTATGAACGATTTGCAGGTCTTTTCTATATCATTGCCTTGGTACTACTCTTGGGGCTTTATCCCTTTGGACGTACTATCTCCGGAGCAACCTCCTGGTATGATCTTGGATTTTTCAACCTTCAGCCCTCAGAATTCGCTAAAATGACTACTGCATTGGCTTTGGCGAAATATCTAAGTGACATACAGACCGATATTAAACGCCCCAAAGATCAATTATACGCCCTCGCTATAATTCTAATACCAACCATTCTCATCATCCCACAACCAGATCCAGGGAGTGCCCTTGTATTCTTTTTCTTAATTTTTGTCATTTTTAGAGAGGGATTGCCTTTGTATTATCTAGGAATCGGAACAATGGCAATAGTGATTTTTATCCTCACTCTAATGTTCGGGACTTTGTGGCTGGTAATTGGCTTAGGCTTAATCTTTGCCCTTTTTCTATTGCTGAAAAAACCATCTTTTAAAGTGCCAATATTACCCATTACTCTTAGTTATATCGTTATCATTCTATTTTCACTTTCCGTTGATTTTGTTTACGATTCTGTTTTTGAGCAACGTCACCGCGATAGATTTAGTTTATGGCTCGACTTGGAAAAGGACCCAAAGAAACTAGAAGAAATAAGAAAAACAATTGGATATAATACCTACCAATCTGAAAAAGCCATAGAATCTGGCGGCTTTTTTGGCAAGGGCTTTAAGGAAGGAACACGTACCAAAGGGAATTTTGTGCCAGAACAACACACAGATTATATTTTCAGCACGGTAGGGGAGGAATGGGGGTTTATAGGCACCTCAACCGTAGTCATTCTATTCACACTTATGCTTCTTCGACTGGCATATCTAGCAGAACGCCAAAAAAACCCTTTTAGCAGAATGTATGGATATGGGGTTATAAGCATCTTATTTGTCCACTATTTTATAAATATTGGAATGGTAACGGGAATTTTACCCACCATAGGCATCCCCTTACCCTTTTTCAGTTATGGGGGTTCTGGGCTAGTATTTTTTTCGGCCTTGTTATTTATCTTCCTTAAATTGGACGCCAATAGATTAAATGAACTGGACTAA
- the msrA gene encoding peptide-methionine (S)-S-oxide reductase MsrA — protein MKNSNLELATFGGGCFWCIDAIFQEVDGIEKVISGYTGGNAPGKPTYREVCSGLTGHAEVVQLTYDPSIISYEDILIIFMTSHDPTTLNRQGADVGTQYRSVIYYQNKDQKEVALEVRRKMSEYYTQPIVTEISPLSTFYEAEDVHQDYYRNNITQGYCSAVITPKLIKLRQAHAGKLKKTNA, from the coding sequence ATGAAAAATAGTAATTTGGAATTGGCCACATTTGGCGGAGGTTGTTTTTGGTGTATTGACGCAATTTTTCAAGAAGTTGATGGAATAGAAAAGGTGATTTCGGGATACACTGGAGGCAATGCCCCAGGAAAACCTACCTATAGAGAGGTCTGCTCTGGCCTAACGGGACATGCCGAGGTGGTACAATTAACCTATGACCCCAGCATCATTTCGTATGAAGACATCTTGATTATTTTCATGACCAGCCATGATCCAACAACCTTAAACCGCCAAGGAGCAGATGTAGGCACGCAATACCGTTCTGTAATCTATTACCAAAATAAGGACCAAAAGGAGGTTGCACTAGAGGTTAGGAGGAAGATGTCCGAATATTATACACAACCTATCGTAACGGAAATTAGTCCGCTCTCAACTTTTTACGAGGCAGAGGATGTCCATCAAGATTATTATCGTAACAATATAACACAAGGATATTGTAGTGCAGTGATAACTCCAAAATTGATAAAATTACGTCAGGCACATGCTGGCAAATTAAAAAAAACAAATGCCTAA
- a CDS encoding GNAT family N-acetyltransferase has translation MIVTHEKDTHRFTMEINGEIAKVEYQLKEGKMYLTYSEVPYPLRGKGYGKILVEQTFEQLTKEGYTAKAVCSYIRAVAQRSEKWNAIIE, from the coding sequence TTGATAGTAACACACGAAAAAGACACCCATAGGTTCACCATGGAAATCAATGGCGAAATAGCGAAAGTAGAATATCAACTAAAGGAAGGCAAAATGTATTTGACCTATTCCGAAGTTCCTTATCCTTTAAGGGGGAAAGGCTACGGAAAGATCCTAGTAGAACAGACTTTTGAGCAACTGACCAAAGAAGGGTATACTGCCAAGGCAGTTTGCTCCTACATCCGGGCAGTAGCCCAAAGGAGTGAGAAGTGGAATGCTATAATAGAATAA
- a CDS encoding YdiU family protein, with product MKFNIKDTITKELPADPILENFRRPVRECFSYVSPKKTSQPILVHASHVLAKELGISEEYLHSEEFLKVFSGNSILPNTHPYAMCYGGHQFGNWAGQLGDGRAINLFEIEHNDKLWALQLKGAGETPYSRNADGLAVLRSSIREYLCSEAMYHLGVPTTRALSLCKTGDKVLRDILYTGHPEYEKGAVVCRVSPSFLRFGNFEILMARDDKATLKILTDYTIKQFFPQIQAGTKEGYIQFFQEVTNRTLKMLIHWQRVGFVHGVMNTDNMSILGLTIDYGPYGWLEGYDEGWTPNTTDSREKRYRYGNQINIGLWNLYRLASSLFPLVEEIAPLEAILEGYRDAYTQQYQEMMKSKIGLYSEDSSDIELINTLEENLQMTETDMTIFFRNLSSIDKEAVITDDFLAPVMDAFYNPEELDESIRETWKQWFEAYVSRLQKEYISNLERQEKMNAVNPKYVLRNYMAQLAIDAADKGDYSVLEEMYQLILDPYGEQKDAEKWFAKRPDWARNKIGCSMLSCSS from the coding sequence ATGAAATTCAACATAAAGGATACAATTACTAAGGAACTGCCCGCAGATCCCATTTTAGAAAATTTTAGAAGACCAGTAAGGGAATGCTTTTCTTATGTAAGTCCAAAGAAAACTTCCCAACCAATTTTAGTACACGCTTCGCATGTATTGGCCAAGGAACTGGGAATATCGGAGGAATACTTACATTCCGAAGAATTCCTAAAAGTTTTCTCTGGCAACTCTATTCTTCCCAATACACATCCTTACGCTATGTGCTATGGAGGCCATCAGTTTGGAAATTGGGCAGGGCAATTAGGTGATGGTAGGGCCATAAATTTATTCGAGATTGAACACAACGATAAACTTTGGGCATTGCAACTTAAGGGAGCAGGGGAAACCCCCTACTCTAGGAACGCCGACGGTTTAGCAGTTCTCCGCTCTTCCATAAGGGAATATTTATGCTCCGAAGCCATGTATCATTTAGGAGTCCCCACAACTAGGGCACTATCTTTATGCAAAACAGGAGATAAAGTCTTAAGGGATATTCTTTATACCGGCCATCCTGAATACGAAAAAGGAGCTGTGGTGTGCCGGGTATCACCTTCTTTTTTACGTTTTGGAAATTTCGAAATTTTAATGGCTAGAGATGATAAGGCCACACTGAAGATATTGACAGATTATACGATCAAACAATTCTTCCCTCAAATCCAAGCCGGCACCAAAGAAGGGTATATTCAGTTTTTTCAGGAGGTTACGAATCGCACCTTAAAAATGTTAATTCATTGGCAACGGGTAGGATTTGTACACGGAGTTATGAACACGGATAATATGTCTATTTTAGGATTAACCATTGACTATGGCCCCTATGGCTGGCTTGAGGGTTATGATGAAGGATGGACCCCTAATACTACGGATAGTAGGGAAAAGCGATATAGGTATGGAAACCAAATTAATATTGGATTATGGAACCTCTATAGATTGGCTAGTTCACTATTCCCTTTAGTAGAGGAAATTGCTCCACTTGAAGCTATATTAGAGGGATATAGGGATGCTTATACACAGCAATACCAGGAGATGATGAAATCCAAGATTGGCCTCTATTCGGAGGATAGTAGTGATATTGAACTCATAAACACCTTGGAAGAAAACTTACAAATGACCGAAACGGACATGACTATTTTCTTTAGAAATCTAAGCAGTATAGATAAGGAAGCTGTTATTACAGATGATTTTTTAGCCCCGGTGATGGATGCCTTTTATAATCCAGAAGAGCTTGATGAAAGTATTCGGGAAACCTGGAAACAATGGTTTGAGGCCTATGTGTCTCGACTTCAGAAGGAGTATATATCGAATTTGGAAAGACAAGAAAAAATGAATGCCGTAAATCCAAAATATGTACTAAGGAATTATATGGCACAATTGGCAATAGATGCCGCAGACAAGGGCGACTATTCCGTCTTGGAAGAAATGTACCAATTAATACTGGATCCATACGGAGAACAAAAGGACGCAGAAAAATGGTTTGCAAAGCGACCCGATTGGGCCCGTAATAAAATAGGTTGCTCCATGCTATCCTGCAGTTCCTAA
- the surE gene encoding 5'/3'-nucleotidase SurE, whose translation MAKPLILVTNDDGITAPGLRALIRFMKEIGDVVVVAPDSPQSGMGHAITIDNTLYIKKITVDPKDGALAEYSCSGTPADCVKLGLRELLDRKPDLCVSGINHGSNSSINVIYSGTMSAAIEAGIEGIPAIGFSLCDYGWNANFEPGKEAIQQIVRQAIVQGIPKGVVLNVNIPKTDSDTPMGIKVCRQARANWKEEFDKRTSPNGKEYYWLTGEFELLDNGEDTDEFALSKGYISIVPTQFDLTAYHAIQQLNTWKLNA comes from the coding sequence ATGGCAAAACCTTTGATTTTAGTGACCAATGATGACGGAATTACCGCTCCTGGTTTACGTGCGTTAATCCGTTTTATGAAAGAAATCGGCGATGTTGTGGTAGTTGCCCCAGACAGTCCACAGTCTGGAATGGGACACGCTATCACCATAGATAACACCCTGTATATAAAGAAAATAACGGTAGATCCAAAAGATGGGGCGTTGGCCGAATACAGCTGTAGCGGAACACCTGCAGATTGTGTAAAATTAGGTTTAAGGGAACTGTTAGACAGAAAACCCGACCTATGTGTTAGTGGTATTAACCACGGCTCCAACTCTTCGATCAATGTAATTTATTCCGGGACCATGAGTGCCGCAATAGAAGCGGGAATCGAGGGTATCCCTGCCATCGGATTTTCACTTTGCGACTATGGATGGAACGCCAATTTTGAACCAGGCAAAGAGGCCATACAACAAATTGTACGTCAAGCTATAGTTCAAGGAATCCCAAAAGGAGTGGTATTAAATGTAAATATCCCAAAAACAGATTCCGATACTCCCATGGGAATCAAGGTTTGTAGACAGGCAAGAGCCAATTGGAAGGAAGAATTTGACAAGAGGACCAGTCCAAATGGCAAGGAATACTACTGGCTTACCGGAGAATTTGAATTATTAGACAATGGTGAAGATACGGACGAGTTTGCACTTTCAAAAGGCTATATCTCTATTGTACCTACACAGTTCGATTTAACTGCCTATCATGCCATACAACAATTAAACACCTGGAAGTTAAATGCTTAA
- the msrB gene encoding peptide-methionine (R)-S-oxide reductase MsrB: MLTWKEVINFSVKGNPIPEQRIEKTEEEWKNLLSPEQFRITRHKGTEPPHSGALCTTHDNGKYGCVCCGTPLFDSTIKFNSGTGWPSFTQPIKENAIKYHKDVSFGMTRVEAMCNTCDAHLGHVFPDGPEPGGLRYCINSESMKLIKEGVTNEK; this comes from the coding sequence ATGTTAACATGGAAAGAGGTAATAAATTTTAGTGTAAAAGGAAATCCCATCCCAGAACAAAGGATAGAAAAAACGGAGGAAGAATGGAAGAATCTACTCAGTCCAGAACAATTTAGGATTACGAGGCATAAGGGTACAGAACCACCACATAGTGGTGCACTTTGTACTACTCACGACAATGGCAAATATGGTTGCGTCTGTTGCGGAACCCCCTTATTCGATTCGACCATAAAATTTAATTCGGGTACTGGATGGCCCAGTTTTACACAGCCCATAAAAGAAAATGCCATTAAATATCATAAAGATGTTTCCTTTGGCATGACACGGGTAGAAGCCATGTGCAATACCTGTGACGCCCATCTTGGACATGTATTCCCAGATGGCCCAGAGCCAGGGGGTCTAAGATATTGCATAAACTCAGAATCAATGAAATTAATTAAAGAAGGAGTAACCAATGAAAAATAG
- a CDS encoding peroxiredoxin: MEQKPWEEPDLFKAKELEVTQWIDANGNPIQPISLSDFPSKFKVIYCFQSWCKGCHTRGFPSLERMIFEKQHNKDIVFLAIQTVFEGHNENSYEKMVATQKEYGLKIPFGHDPGDESTNYISKIMTNYRTGGTPWFIIINEKNTVVFSDFI; encoded by the coding sequence ATGGAACAAAAACCTTGGGAAGAACCTGATCTTTTTAAAGCAAAGGAATTGGAGGTAACCCAATGGATAGATGCTAATGGGAACCCAATACAACCAATTTCATTGTCCGATTTTCCAAGCAAATTCAAGGTTATCTATTGTTTCCAGAGTTGGTGTAAGGGGTGCCACACCAGGGGTTTCCCCTCCTTAGAAAGGATGATCTTTGAAAAACAGCATAATAAGGATATTGTATTTTTGGCGATTCAGACCGTTTTTGAGGGACATAATGAAAATAGCTATGAGAAGATGGTTGCCACGCAAAAAGAATATGGTTTAAAAATTCCATTTGGGCACGACCCAGGGGATGAAAGCACAAATTACATCTCCAAGATAATGACAAATTATCGCACAGGAGGCACGCCTTGGTTCATTATTATAAACGAAAAAAACACGGTTGTTTTCTCTGATTTTATCTAA
- a CDS encoding DNA/RNA non-specific endonuclease — MNKNRENRIIYSALMLLCIVGFWWFDNFYTPATYSSTSNVEKITKIPTDLLPSSTTGALVQHNHFILSYNEDYEQAEWVAYLLDRSHITGDDRRRPYFIEDPKVTTKSADWRNYKGSGYDRGHLCPAGDRRFSELAYNETFYTSNISPQQNDFNAGIWNRLEQQVRRWAKKEGPLVVITAGVLTQGLPSIGEEEVAVPRYFYKIVAKGEGGNLKIIAFLFPNREMDKSLKNFVVTVDHLEELTGIDFFQGLPEKLENNLESTVNTKAWKF, encoded by the coding sequence ATGAATAAAAATAGGGAAAATAGAATCATTTACAGTGCTTTAATGCTCCTTTGTATAGTGGGTTTTTGGTGGTTTGATAACTTTTACACTCCAGCTACTTACTCTTCTACCTCCAATGTTGAGAAGATCACCAAGATTCCAACAGATTTACTACCTAGTTCCACTACTGGTGCATTGGTGCAGCACAATCATTTTATATTATCCTATAATGAAGATTATGAACAGGCAGAGTGGGTTGCCTATTTATTGGATAGATCGCATATAACCGGGGATGATAGAAGGCGACCTTATTTTATAGAAGACCCCAAAGTAACAACAAAATCTGCCGATTGGAGAAATTATAAGGGATCTGGATATGATAGGGGGCATTTGTGTCCGGCAGGAGACAGGAGATTTTCTGAATTAGCCTATAACGAGACGTTTTATACCAGTAATATTAGTCCACAACAGAACGATTTTAATGCTGGTATTTGGAACCGATTGGAGCAGCAGGTGCGGAGATGGGCTAAAAAAGAAGGTCCATTGGTCGTAATTACTGCAGGGGTGTTGACCCAAGGATTACCTAGTATAGGGGAAGAGGAAGTGGCGGTACCTAGATATTTTTATAAAATTGTGGCGAAGGGCGAAGGGGGCAACCTTAAAATAATAGCATTCCTATTTCCCAATAGGGAAATGGATAAGAGTTTGAAAAATTTTGTAGTTACCGTAGATCATTTGGAGGAATTAACCGGGATCGACTTTTTTCAGGGCCTGCCCGAAAAGTTGGAGAACAATCTGGAATCCACCGTTAACACCAAGGCGTGGAAATTTTAG
- a CDS encoding penicillin-binding protein 2, whose amino-acid sequence MRKILLSSIILLVGLTFIGRLSYLQIFSFSPNQILEDPAIKAIYDYPERGYIYDRNGELLVANQPAYDVMVIPREVKPLDTLEFCSLLGIDKERFIAQLSKARVYSPRLPSVLVPQLSKEDYGRLQEKMRRFDGFYIQKRSLRYYDTKSGANVLGYISEVNPWDLERNPSYAAGELMGTTGIEKEYENVLRGHKGVKYIQKDRFNRDIGPYKEGALDTLPEQGQQITVTIDKQLQEYGETLMVGKHGGIVALEPSTGEILALISGPSYDPSILVGRDRSKNYSKLHYDSITKPTFDRSLLASQPPGSPFKTLNALVALQEGAITTETIIQCYNGFYVGKKKRGCHCGGGIRKLHSGLYKSCNAFSAGVFRKFYDKFDTTAEGMDVWEKHMKSFGLGTYLGYDLPTGRPGRIPNREYYDRVYGANRWASTYIISNSIGQGEVETTPIQLANMTAAIANRGHFFTPHVLKKIGGENISIPEFTEAKHTTIDKRHFEPVVQAMADVYKMGTARWLQVKDIEIAGKTGTVENFTRINGVRTQLTDNSVFIAFAPVDNPKIAIAVYIENGYFGSRYAGHIATLMIEKYLHREITRKDLEKRMLEKTLEDEYAKPYSGQPFKINERAW is encoded by the coding sequence ATGAGAAAAATACTGTTATCCTCAATTATTTTATTAGTGGGATTAACTTTTATTGGCAGATTATCCTATTTGCAAATATTTAGTTTCTCTCCCAACCAAATATTGGAAGACCCTGCCATAAAAGCAATCTACGACTACCCCGAAAGAGGGTACATATATGATAGAAACGGGGAACTTTTGGTAGCCAACCAGCCTGCCTACGATGTAATGGTGATTCCCCGTGAGGTAAAACCCTTGGATACGTTGGAATTTTGTAGCCTTCTCGGAATTGATAAGGAGCGTTTTATAGCACAATTGAGCAAAGCCCGCGTATATTCTCCGAGGCTCCCCTCTGTATTAGTACCCCAATTATCCAAGGAAGATTATGGGCGACTCCAGGAAAAAATGAGACGGTTTGACGGTTTTTACATCCAAAAAAGATCTTTGCGTTACTATGACACTAAAAGCGGCGCCAATGTCCTAGGCTATATTAGTGAGGTTAACCCATGGGATTTAGAGAGAAACCCGTCCTATGCCGCAGGGGAATTAATGGGCACTACAGGTATTGAAAAAGAGTACGAGAATGTCCTGAGGGGGCACAAAGGAGTGAAATACATTCAGAAAGACCGCTTTAACAGGGATATTGGCCCCTACAAAGAGGGGGCATTGGACACCCTCCCAGAACAGGGTCAGCAAATAACGGTCACCATAGATAAACAACTTCAAGAGTATGGTGAAACACTAATGGTAGGGAAACACGGTGGAATTGTAGCTTTAGAACCTAGTACGGGCGAAATACTAGCCCTAATCTCCGGTCCTAGCTATGACCCTTCCATATTGGTGGGGAGAGACAGGTCTAAAAACTACAGCAAATTACACTATGACAGCATCACAAAACCCACCTTTGATAGATCTTTGTTGGCATCCCAGCCTCCTGGATCTCCCTTTAAAACCTTAAATGCCCTTGTAGCCTTACAGGAAGGAGCCATCACCACCGAAACCATAATACAATGTTATAACGGTTTTTACGTAGGAAAAAAGAAACGAGGCTGCCATTGCGGAGGCGGAATCCGCAAACTGCATAGTGGCCTATACAAGTCTTGCAATGCCTTTTCTGCTGGGGTGTTTCGGAAATTCTACGACAAGTTCGACACCACAGCGGAAGGTATGGATGTTTGGGAAAAACACATGAAAAGTTTTGGATTGGGCACCTATCTAGGCTATGATCTACCTACTGGAAGACCAGGGCGTATTCCTAACCGTGAATATTACGATAGGGTATATGGCGCTAATAGATGGGCCTCTACCTATATAATATCAAACTCCATTGGGCAAGGAGAAGTAGAAACCACTCCAATTCAATTGGCGAACATGACTGCAGCAATTGCCAATAGGGGACATTTTTTCACCCCACATGTACTTAAAAAGATTGGTGGAGAGAATATTTCCATTCCAGAATTTACAGAGGCAAAGCACACTACCATAGACAAACGCCACTTTGAACCAGTAGTACAAGCCATGGCAGACGTATATAAAATGGGGACCGCAAGGTGGCTTCAAGTAAAAGACATTGAGATAGCTGGAAAAACCGGAACGGTAGAAAACTTTACAAGAATTAATGGTGTCCGAACCCAATTGACAGATAATTCTGTTTTTATAGCCTTTGCCCCTGTAGACAATCCAAAAATAGCGATAGCAGTTTATATTGAAAATGGCTACTTTGGGAGTCGCTATGCAGGGCATATTGCCACCTTAATGATCGAAAAATACCTGCATCGTGAAATTACCCGTAAGGATCTGGAGAAAAGAATGCTAGAAAAGACATTGGAAGACGAATATGCAAAACCCTATAGCGGGCAACCTTTTAAAATAAACGAACGTGCCTGGTAA